A window of Microbacterium lushaniae genomic DNA:
CGGAGATCGAGCCGGCCGCCGTGTGGGGGAGGACCGCGCCGCTCGTCGTGGAGATCGGCTCGGGGCAGGGTCACGCGATCGTGCACGCCGCGACGGAGCATCCAGACACCGATTTCCTCGCCGTCGAGGTGTTCAAGGCCGGTCTTGCCCGCACGATGCTGGACGCCGATCGTGCCGGCGCGCGCAACCTCCGCCTCGTGGAGGCCAACGCACCCGAGGTGCTCGAGCACCTGCTGCCGGCGGCATCCGCCGACCAGGTGTGGGTGTTCTTCCCCGACCCGTGGCACAAGAACAAGCACACCAAGCGCCGCCTCATCGACGCGGAGTTCACCCCCATCGCCGCGCGGGCGCTGAAGCCGGGCGGGATGCTGCGCCTCGCGACCGACTGGGAGGACTACGCGCGTCAGATGCGCACGGTGCTGGATGCGTCGCCCCTGTTCGAGCGCGCGTTCGAGGGCGACTGGGCCGAGCGCTTCGACGGGCGCGTGCTCACGGCGTTCGAGCGCAAGGGCGCACGCGCCGGCCGCGCCATCCGAGACCTGGCCTACCGGCGGATCCCGGCGTGACCGTCGTGCACGCGGCACGTCGCGACCGGTTGCGGGCGGTCCGCCCGCTCGGTCACCGCGACTTCCGTGTGCTGTTCGCCGCCGTCGTGCTGTCGGTGTTCGCCGCCGGCATGTGGGCGGTGGTGATGGTCTACGCCGTGATCGACTCAGGCGGCGGCCCGCTGCAGCTGTCGATCGTGGCCACCGCCAACGCCGTCGGACTCCTGGCATGCGCCATCCCCGGCGGAATCGCCGCCGACCGCGTCCCGCGGCGCCTCATCGTCCGCGCGGTCGCGCTGGTGGATGCTGCCGCCGTCGCCTCGATCGTGGCCGCCGGCGCACTCGGCGCGCTGACGATCCCGCACGTCGCGGCGGTGGCGTTCCTCCTGGGCGCGGGGTCGGGGTTCTTCTTCCCCGCCTACAGCGCGATCCTTCCCCGTATCCTGCCCGCCGAGCACCTCCTGGCCGCGAACGGCCTGGAGGGCGCCATCCGCCCCGCTCTGCAGCAGGCGGCGGGACCGGCGGCGGCCGGATTCCTCCTGGCAGCGCTCCTGCCTGCGTACGCGGCGATCTTCGTGTGCGCCGCGTACGGTCTCGCCTTCATCCTCCTGCTCTTCCTGCGCCACGAGCCGGTGGCCGGCGCCGAAGACGCGCCGCTCCCGCGCGGGGTCCTCCACGACCTCCGCGAAGCGGTCGTCTTCACCGTCCGCACCCCGTGGCTGCTGTGGACGCTGCTGTTCGCCACCGGGTGGGTGCTGGTGTCCCTCGGGCCCGAACAGGTCCTCCTGCCCTTCCTCGTGCGCGAACGCGTCGGTGAGGATCCGCGGTTGTTCGGATTCCTCCTGGCAGCCCTGGGCGCCGGGGGAGTGGTGGGTTCGCTCGTGGCGTCGTCGATGCGGATGCCGCGGCGTTATCTCACCGC
This region includes:
- a CDS encoding MFS transporter: MHAARRDRLRAVRPLGHRDFRVLFAAVVLSVFAAGMWAVVMVYAVIDSGGGPLQLSIVATANAVGLLACAIPGGIAADRVPRRLIVRAVALVDAAAVASIVAAGALGALTIPHVAAVAFLLGAGSGFFFPAYSAILPRILPAEHLLAANGLEGAIRPALQQAAGPAAAGFLLAALLPAYAAIFVCAAYGLAFILLLFLRHEPVAGAEDAPLPRGVLHDLREAVVFTVRTPWLLWTLLFATGWVLVSLGPEQVLLPFLVRERVGEDPRLFGFLLAALGAGGVVGSLVASSMRMPRRYLTAMIVVWAAGTTPFVVIGFTDRYWLLLVCCFVLGCAFSYGNVIWGTLLQRRVPRHMLGRVSSLDFFVSLALMPVSMALAGPLAEVLPLSTIFLAAGALPLAFGLIALLAARMPRDEIAHPLEAA
- the trmB gene encoding tRNA (guanosine(46)-N7)-methyltransferase TrmB; translation: MPETPAARGDFRDRPVSFVRRSGRMSDGQERAWERLSPFYLLEAPRDAAATSVRAGSEIEPAAVWGRTAPLVVEIGSGQGHAIVHAATEHPDTDFLAVEVFKAGLARTMLDADRAGARNLRLVEANAPEVLEHLLPAASADQVWVFFPDPWHKNKHTKRRLIDAEFTPIAARALKPGGMLRLATDWEDYARQMRTVLDASPLFERAFEGDWAERFDGRVLTAFERKGARAGRAIRDLAYRRIPA